CATTCGTCCGCGCGTCCGCGTCGTAGAGGTACCAGAGGTAGGGCGTGGGCGCGCTCGGCGTCGTCTCGGCCCATTGCCAGGCCGAGCCATGCCCGACATAGATCCACAGCGCCGCGCCTGGCTCTGTTCCCGTCGGCAAGGGCGGGCAGGCGCGGTCATAGGGCGACCCGCCATCCAGCGCGCGGAAGAGGCGGCAGCGCAGCTCCGCCACATCCCGATAGAAGCCGTCACCCGTCGGACGATCCGGGGCGTAGGAGAAGCGCTGCGCGTGCATGCCACGCGGGAGGAGCTTCACCGCCCGTTCCGCTGTCGCCACAAAGCTGCCTGCCGGATCGGCGCGACCATCCGCCTCGCGGTCGTTGTCCGTCAGCAGCAGCGCCTGCATCCGCCAGCGGCCGGCGGGCGGCGCGGTGAGATACTGCGCCGTCTTGCGCACGATCGTCTGCGCCTCTCCCAGCGAGCGGGCCGGCAGCCGTCCGATCGGCAGATCCGGCAGCGGATCGGCGAGCGGATCAGTCGTGTCCAGGCGGGTGTAGCAGGTGTCACAGGCGATCTCGCCGCGTACGGGGTCGGCGTCCACGAGGTAAGGCGGGATCAGGGTCGGGTCCGCGTCGCCCGGCTCCACGCGCATGCGGGCGGTTCCGGCGCCAATGAGCAGCACGGCCCGCGGCGCAGGCTGCCACTGCACGAAGGCGGTGCGGATCAGGCTGCGGATCGCCTCGGGATCGCGCGCGCCGTAGCTCCAGGCGTCATACGCCGTCTGGACATCGACCACGCCCACGACCTCGCCGCGCTGCTCGTGGACGGCGATCAGCGGATCGAGCGCCGGTCGGAGCGTATGGTGCGTGACGATGAGATAGGTCGCGCCCGTCTGACCCGGCGCTGGTCCCGCGCCTGGATCGAACCCCGGCCCGCGCTCGACGATTGGCGTGTGCGGTGTGACCGAAAAGGCCGGGCGCACATCCGGCAGCGCCACCCAGTCAAGCAGCACGGTATCGGGCTGGGCGCCTGTCATTGTGACATCAAGCTGAAGGACGCCCGGCAGGACCGTGAACGGGAGCCGCACCGTGCCCAG
This window of the Herpetosiphonaceae bacterium genome carries:
- a CDS encoding C25 family cysteine peptidase; amino-acid sequence: MRCCFMLILLLLSAIRVPAPSIAAAPLIANPLVADPHALRVRVTEAGLQQIDAAALQAAGWDLATLDPNRIHLWQHGQEVPLDLRDGGDGRLDVGDVLQFIGHLNPSRYSRESVSWLSLEDTPGLRGTPQRAPGDPLRWEEDVLYQTRWPSLNGDRWYGRALVRGTERDRTSIALALPVSAPAGTRVQLAVVGTTAQAHTLTLSANGRALDPLTWQGAAAHLGTVRLPFTVLPGVLQLDVTMTGAQPDTVLLDWVALPDVRPAFSVTPHTPIVERGPGFDPGAGPAPGQTGATYLIVTHHTLRPALDPLIAVHEQRGEVVGVVDVQTAYDAWSYGARDPEAIRSLIRTAFVQWQPAPRAVLLIGAGTARMRVEPGDADPTLIPPYLVDADPVRGEIACDTCYTRLDTTDPLADPLPDLPIGRLPARSLGEAQTIVRKTAQYLTAPPAGRWRMQALLLTDNDREADGRADPAGSFVATAERAVKLLPRGMHAQRFSYAPDRPTGDGFYRDVAELRCRLFRALDGGSPYDRACPPLPTGTEPGAALWIYVGHGSAWQWAETTPSAPTPYLWYLYDADARTNGARLPILLSLTCLSGDFANPTLMTTDERLLLHGGGGVIASLSATGQGVNTGHARLLDGLLPQLFAPHGERTLGSAHLAGLRAVVARGEHADLAFSFGILGDPLVTLLWVPSSVAWMPIARR